Genomic window (Sphingomonas sp. S1-29):
GGGGGTGCGACATCTGGTCCGCCATGCTCACAGCCCAATCCAACCACATCTGATATTCGCTGATCGGCCGGTAGGATGTGGCGAAGGAACGCCGCACGCCGGGCGTATCACTTGGCCCCGTCCAACCGACATAGACCATCACATCGTCGTGTTCAGGATCGTCCGCGATGACGCGGTTCCGAAGTGTGGTTATCGTCGTCATGGCTGACCTCCGTGGGGGTATGCATCAATCCGGCGCGGTGCCGTTCGCACTCGGCCTTTTTGCAAAATATGCTGGGGAAAATTGGATTTACCCTCGGGCATCGCGCGCCTCCTCAAGAGCTTCAATCCGAGCCGACAGTTCCTCGGTCGCCCGAATGTCCGAGAGCGATTTGATGCTGTCGATGATGAGCCGCCCAACGTCCGGGGCGACTGCACCCGCCGCGATGGCCTCCAGCACCTGCGCAACCTGATCGCTGATCGGCGCAGTGGCATCGAAATCGAAGTTCACCTTCTCCGCCTGCGCCTTGATCGACGGCAGGGTCTTGGCGAGAACGATGGACGCGGCGTTGGTGTCGCCCTCCAATGCCTTTCCAATCAGCACGGACACGATGGCGCGCATTTCATCGAGCATCTGGCGCGTGGCTAGTAACCGCCGATCCGGGATGCCAGCCGGTCTGCCGTTCGGGTTTGGCGAAGGTCCACCAGCTACCCACGACGGGTTGCCCGCACCGCGCACGGGCTTCTCCGAAGGGGGCGCGGGCTTCCAATCGCTGCCCCAAGGGGGCTGAACCACAGCGGTCATCGAACTACCTCGATTTGATTAGAGCAAGGGGTCAGACCGCGAACGGTTTGTGCGATTCGTCCCGTTTTGCACGCAACATCGCCGGGGTGATCTCACCGGAATATTGACCGTGCAGGTCGAAGTTCGGACCCTTGACCTTGATGGTGCCGACCGCCTTCGCGACCTCCCTCTTCAGCACGCCCATGCGACCGTCGATCAGATCGCGGGCGGCGGTGACCGCGCGCAAGCGTTTCGCCAGCCCCGGATTGAACCGTTCGTGGTACTCGCGCAGCAAGATCGGCTTCATCTCATTTTCGATGCCGCTCAACATAGCGGGCGCGCCCAATACAGCGCTGGCGACCACCTCATCGCCATCGCGGATCGCTTCGGAGATTGCCGCCATGCGCTCGCCGGTTTTGAGAGACTTAAAGTGGGCGCGGATTTCGCTGCTGACCATCTGGCTGGCTTTGGATTCGACCGCTTTGGTCATTTCCTGTTCCCACACCTCGACCTTTGCGTTCAGCGTGGACGAGGCGGCATCCCAAAGCGGATATACCTTCGCAAGCATCCGGCTACGCGCGAACTCATCGACTTTCAGAAGCTGACCGGCTTCATTAAGCGTGGGGTCGTCTGCCACCGCCGTCTTGGCGTTGTGGATAGCACCAAGCGCAGCAAATGCTTCGGTGAACGCCGACTTGGCAGTGCTTAGGTAGGTTGCGGTATCTTCGTCGTAATCAACGATAGTCGCCATCGCGGCATCGGGATCAAGATCGAGACTTACGCGGACGTCGATTTCATCAGCCATTTGGCTGCCTCCCATGTTGGATGCGGCTAGACATTGGCTACAGACTAGGGAGCACGCTGTAAGTCGTACAAGCGGTTTGTTTGTTAAAACAATTACTTAGGTCGGTTCAGGCGTGGCAGGACCGTGAAACAACATATTTGTGGGTCGGGGATTTACGGGTGATGACCGCACGCGTTCGCACCGGTAAGGCTGTGAGAGACCAGCGGGATAAATCAGATGGCAGTAGCCGAAAAGTCGGGTGGCGTTCCGCGAGAAGCGTTCAAGCGCGTTGCTGAGGCATTCCTCATAAGCAACATGGATGAGCTGATGCATCAGTTGCGAGTTTTGTCGGCTCAGAATGATGACCTGACAAACTGCATTCGCGATGCGTCTGAGGGCCTCCAAAGCGTGATCAGTGCCGCTACGCTACCCTTTCAGCTAACCCTCGAATCTGTCCAGCAGCGCCACTTTGACCGTCATCTCGCTGCCGAGCGCATCCGAAGCTTGGAGGATGTGCCGTTTGGAGAACAACCCTCCGAGCAACAGGAGCAGAAAGCACTAGATATAGCACGCCGCAAGATGCGCGAGTTTATAGACAGTAAGGAAGGTACGAATTCCATCCGAGATTCAGTTGTTTACGAAATGAATCGAAGCCTTACCTCATCAAACATATCCTCTGCAGCCAAGGAAATGATGGTTCAGACGCTCGTCTCAACCTGGGCGGTATTTGAGCATTTCGCATCTTCTTTCGTCGTTGCATGGCTAAATCATGATCCGCGACGGTCTCGCTTAATATTATCTGCACCGGAGCTAAAGGCATATTTCGGAAAACAGGTGGTCGACATTGAAGCTATAGATGACCACGGCTTTGACCTTAGCCGATCGATGGGAAGCGTGATTTTCCGGGGAAGGAGATTGGACAATCTCACTATTCTCCGCGCTGTAATAAATGCCATTTTCGATGAAGAGTATTTGCGAAATGCACTTGGTAACGAGCTCTGGATGTTGAATCAAAAGCGCCATCTATTTGTCCATAAGCGAGGTTTAATCGATCAGGAGTACCTTCAACGGACGGGTGACAAAGTTACTTTGGGGCATCGGCTTAGCCTGTCGAGCAATGACATAAAGACTTATATTGCTGCCGTGCAGAAAGCCATCGTTGCTATCGTAAGCGCGGCGGCGGCGCATACCGAATAACCGACAGACCGCGTAGAATTGCCCGATGGCGAAATGGGCGCATGCGCTTAGGGGAAGCCGGCAAACTGGGTGAAGTGGGGAATGTGGGGGCGGCGGTAAAGTGAGCAGTTGCTAGCACTTCACCCAGTTTCCCCACATAGTAACCACACCCCCCACTTTCCCCACCCTACCCTTGTCTATGCGGGGCTGGCCTTTGGTCGGCACATCCACACGCCGTTGATGTTCTCTTTCAGCATGTGGTCACCACTATGCTTGTCCCACCAGCTTGCAGAGACGACTTTTTCCTGCAAAGCGACCTGTTTGACTGTGGTTACAGGCAGCCACTCGTGGTTCGGGTAGATCATGAAGAACGCCTGCATCCACATTGAAAACGCCCCTTCATACTGGCTCTTGGGGCCGCGAGATTTGCCGACCGTGCTGTTCGGGGTCAGTCCTGCGTCCAGTTCGTCCCACGCCGGGCGGGTGGCATAGATCGGCTTGCCGTTTCTGTGGTCATTTCCAACCTCGACGCGCTCGGTGCGGAATTTCCATGCCCCGCCCGGATGCTCGGGTAGGTTCACCTTCACCTGCATAAACACCTTGGCGTGCGGGTCCGGTTCCTCGTCCTCGGTGCGAGGCTGCTCAATAACAGCGCACAGACTGCGGCAGGTTTGTGCGAACGCCGCCGATCCCAAGACGCGGTGAAGCATGGAGCGCGTTGTGTCCTTGGCGAAATGGGTGACGCAGACGATGGCGATGTTATGCGTTTGCGCGAGGATCAGCCACGGCTCCAACACCGTCCGAAGCTGCCCAGCGTCGTTGAGGTCCACCTTACGTAGCTTCTGCCCCGGCAGGTAGCTGGTGACAGGATCGATCACGAGCATTGCGAACGGGCTGCCCTGCTCGCGCGCATACGCCAGCCATTGTCCAACCGCTTCCAAGTCGTCCTGCATGGAGAAGGTATTGCGCTTGCCCCCCTGCATGACGCCCTGAATCTCAACGACGTTCGCAAGGTTGGCACCGCACGCGGTGAGCCTCGGCACCGTCATTTCCTCAATGCTGTCCTCGCTTCCGAGCCACAGCACCCGTTCGGGCTTCCGCCATGCGTTCGGACAGTCATACTCACCCGGCCACGGCTTGCCTGTGGTTATTCGGGCCGTGATGTCAGCGAAGATGGTGGACTTGCCCGCACCGGTCTCACCGGCAAGCAAAGTGATATATCCCTTCGGCAGCCAACCCGTCCAAAGCCATTCAATGGCGTGCATCCGCACGCTTCCAAGATCACGACCGATAAGCTGGCGCGGGGCGTCGCTCCCTTTCGCTGAAAGACCGCGCTTCACCTTTTCCTTTTCAAGCTCTGCTTCCTTGCCAAGGCGGAAGTTTTCCAAGATGATTTCGGATCGGCGCTCACTGACCAGTTTTTCCTCCTTGCTAACGTAGAAGCCAAGGTCTGGATCATGACCCGCTCCGCTCTCAGCGCGGATGCGCGCAGCTTCCCACTGGTCCCGCGCGGCCTGCACATCTGCAGAGACGCCGGTAACATCGGATAGGTCAGCCATGACGAGCACCCCCGTCGGTCGGGCTGGTAGTCAATCTGTCGGCAATGCCGGTCACACCCGGCGAATTTTTACGCGGCGCTACATTTTGCCGAAAAACGTTCGGGGATTGCAGACCGATGGCCGAATCCCGTATTTTGCTGGTGCTCACATCGATACTCCGGGCGGTGGGGGTGGCACCCCGCCGCCTAATCGTGATGGGGATGAGTTAGGCCGCAGCCTGTTCGCTGGTGCTTTGTCGCGCACCAGACGCGAGCCAGCGCAGCACGTCGAGTTCGGCGTACCAAACGCGGCGCGTACCGGGCGGGCTGAAATAGCGCGGACCCTCGCCCCGAAAGCGATACTGTTCGAGGGTGTTAAAGTGGACGCGGAGAAGGGCGGCGGTCTCTTTGGTATCAAGGGGGCGGCGCTTGGGCACGTAGGCGAACAGGTCGCAGAGCTGTTCAAAAGTCATTTCAGACATGCAGGATCTCCCGCAGACGTGGTGCGAGCGAATCCCAGCTAAGCGACGGGGCCGACCCGCACTATCAAGGATAGAGACGGGCCAGCAAGCTACTTATAGCGCAAGCAAAGCGCGAATACTTTGATTATTTTATGGTAGATCAAGGTCCGTAGCCGTTACAATTTCCTCGAAAATGGCTTCTTTGATGTGATACATGACGAACGCCGGGGATATGGGTCGGTCATAAGATTCCATGAAACGCCAAGCATATGCAAAGATCTTGGACAAATTGTCGTGATCAAACAATTCCGCATTGGCGAGGCGTTCATCGATCGTGCTGAATTTGTTACTCACATCGTGTCTCCAACAGTAATCGCTGGTGACACATCAATCGCTGTGAGCAAGATATGCGCGAGGCGGATTAGCATTCCCGTCCCGCACGGACGACCGGCAAGTGCGGTCGAAAGCTACGATGTGTAAGATGAGGATATGCCGATTCGATCGGCAGAGTCGATGCTGAATCTTTTTGGTCGATAAACTGATCAGGGGGCGAAGCTAGTATCGCCGACCTTCGACCGATTAGGCCCATTTGGGCGAGAAACCGCCTTCCGGCTACAGGCTTGCACAGGTCCCGACAGCAGCCCCGCCGCCCCTAACCCGGCAGCGGCCCCGGCCTCACCGCTGTAGCGGCGGCTGTGCGGCCCCGCTCGTGCATCACGCGGTGCGTATCAGGGGCACCACGTTCTTGCTGGCGGCGATAGCGGCCTGCTGCTCAATCCAGTCACCGACCTTCTGCACCTCCGGTTGAAGCCAATCGAGCCGTGCCAGGTCTAGGTAGGAGCGCGAGGTTACGTCATCGGACGCGGGCTTGTGGCCAGTCAAAAGATCGCAGCGGAATTTCTCAATTAGGCATTCCCGCATAGCAATGTTCGTGAACGTGCGGCGCAGGTCGTGGAGCGACAGGTGCTTCCCGGCTATCTCGCCAATCGCCTGCATGGGGGCGCGCGCGTCCATAATTCGGCCAGTCTTACCCCACGACGGGAACACGAACGGGCTTACGCTGCCGTCCTCTAGCTTAAGGCGTGGGCGGGACCTGAGCAGCGCCACCGCCTGCGACGACAGCGGAAGCCATATCGGATCACCACGCTTGCGGTCGTCCAAATGCCAAAGGCAGTCGGACAAGTTGTGGTCATCAATATGCACGCGGTCCCATGTCAGCGTTGCCATCTCGTCGCGGCGCGCGCCCGTCAAAAGTGCGAAGATGGTGAGGTCCACGGACGCAAGCGCCTCATAACCCTGCACCGCCCCGCGCATGTCGTGCAGCTTGTTCCACACTTCACCCACCTTGCGCTTGTCGATGTAGCGTTCGGTGCGCGTCCCCAGCTTGGCCCAATGGTGCTTAAGCGCATCGACGGGATTGTCGCTGATTAGCGCCTTGCCGTCAGCCTGCCGGTACTCGTCTATCGCGAAGCGGATCAGGATGCGCAGGGTGACAAAAGCGGCGTTGGCGCTGGCCGGTGCTGCCTTCTTCCCGTCCAGACCGCCCTTTGTCAGCGCGGCATGACGCTCCTTCACCATGTCGCGGGTGATGCTGGCGATGGGTAGCGATGCCCACTTGGCGAAGGTCTTCTCAACGTGGCGGCGGTACTCAGCGGCGGTGCTAGCTTTCAGCTTACCGGGGCGACCGACATACGATTCCAGAACGTCTTGGAGCGAAACCTTCATAGCGGCGTCGGCTTTGACCACAGCGCGCGGGTCGATCCCCTCTCGCATGTCCTGCAACACCTTCTGCGCCCGCTTGCGCGCGCCGTCCTCGGTTAGCGTGCCATATGGGCCAAGGGTGAACTGGATCGACTTACCAGCGACCCGCCCCATGACGATGAACACTCGCTTGCCCTGCTCGGAGACGCGCAGACCGTAGCCCTTCACGTTGTCATCCCAGTGGACCGCGTAGCCCGAGGCGGGTGGTGCGACCTTGTCCACGAAGGTCTTCGTAATCTTCGCCATGCTGCTCCTTAGCTGCTAGATTCTAGCGTATTTCTAGCAAGGAGCTTACAGCTACGACAAGGAACCACTAAAAAGCAACGGCGAAAAGCACGGTTTATCAACGGTTATGCCTGCTAGAACAAGCTAGTGCAAACTAGCGCAAGGGCGTGATTCCAAAACTCTTAATCAGCGGGTCCTTGGTTCGAGCCCAAGTGCGTCCACCATATTTTACCTAGGTTCGATTAGGCAGCGCGAGCCAAGTAGGTCTGATTGCGCCCGTGACGCCTATGCTGCTGGGGTTTCATCAAGCGCTGCTAACGGCGCCCGCGGCGCGATAACGCGCCGCGCGACGGTTTTCCGGCAGCGATTCCTGCTGTTGTATTGACGATCGACATCGTCACTTCTGCCGGCTGCGGCTCGGCGGGGATCGTTGCGGCAGTTTCGCTCGCGCGCCGTCGGGGCGCCGCGACAGCTACACTGCCGACGACAGGGCGTGAGGCGTGACCTTGCATACCAAGCTTTTCCCGACGATGATAATCGCCGCGTTCAAGCTCGCCGAAATCAGACGGCGCGGGCGGCGCCTTCGTTGATCATTACGCGTTGAATGACATGCGGTGGTAAGGACCGCCGGCAATGACCGAACCGTGCCCTTCTGTGGCAGCACGGCGCGAACACTGTGCGGATGGCATGGTGTCAAAGCCCGCGCGATGCCATCGGCAGTTCAGCAGGGGCCGCGCGCGATGCGCGCAAGGCCCCTGCCCTCCCGGATCATTCGTCGTCGAGATCGTCCTCGGCGCTCGGGCCGACCATCAGTTCCTCGGCGACCTTGTCGGTGCGCGCGCGGATCGCCTTTTCGAGCTTGTCGGCCATTTCTGGATGCTCGCGCAGATAATTCTTCGAATTCTCGCGGCCCTGGCCGACGCGGACGCTGTCGTAGCTGAACCACGCGCCCGATTTCTCGACGAGGCCGGCCTTCACGCCGAGGTCGAGTATCTCGCCGATCTTCGAAATGCCCTCGCCATACATGATGTCGAATTCGACCTGCTTGAAGGGCGGCGCGACCTTGTTCTTGACCACCTTCACGCGCGTGGCGTTGC
Coding sequences:
- a CDS encoding AAA family ATPase, which produces MADLSDVTGVSADVQAARDQWEAARIRAESGAGHDPDLGFYVSKEEKLVSERRSEIILENFRLGKEAELEKEKVKRGLSAKGSDAPRQLIGRDLGSVRMHAIEWLWTGWLPKGYITLLAGETGAGKSTIFADITARITTGKPWPGEYDCPNAWRKPERVLWLGSEDSIEEMTVPRLTACGANLANVVEIQGVMQGGKRNTFSMQDDLEAVGQWLAYAREQGSPFAMLVIDPVTSYLPGQKLRKVDLNDAGQLRTVLEPWLILAQTHNIAIVCVTHFAKDTTRSMLHRVLGSAAFAQTCRSLCAVIEQPRTEDEEPDPHAKVFMQVKVNLPEHPGGAWKFRTERVEVGNDHRNGKPIYATRPAWDELDAGLTPNSTVGKSRGPKSQYEGAFSMWMQAFFMIYPNHEWLPVTTVKQVALQEKVVSASWWDKHSGDHMLKENINGVWMCRPKASPA
- a CDS encoding helix-turn-helix transcriptional regulator, which produces MSEMTFEQLCDLFAYVPKRRPLDTKETAALLRVHFNTLEQYRFRGEGPRYFSPPGTRRVWYAELDVLRWLASGARQSTSEQAAA
- a CDS encoding tyrosine-type recombinase/integrase, coding for MAKITKTFVDKVAPPASGYAVHWDDNVKGYGLRVSEQGKRVFIVMGRVAGKSIQFTLGPYGTLTEDGARKRAQKVLQDMREGIDPRAVVKADAAMKVSLQDVLESYVGRPGKLKASTAAEYRRHVEKTFAKWASLPIASITRDMVKERHAALTKGGLDGKKAAPASANAAFVTLRILIRFAIDEYRQADGKALISDNPVDALKHHWAKLGTRTERYIDKRKVGEVWNKLHDMRGAVQGYEALASVDLTIFALLTGARRDEMATLTWDRVHIDDHNLSDCLWHLDDRKRGDPIWLPLSSQAVALLRSRPRLKLEDGSVSPFVFPSWGKTGRIMDARAPMQAIGEIAGKHLSLHDLRRTFTNIAMRECLIEKFRCDLLTGHKPASDDVTSRSYLDLARLDWLQPEVQKVGDWIEQQAAIAASKNVVPLIRTA